The Pseudodesulfovibrio sediminis genome includes the window GCCCATGACCAAGACCGTGGAGTTGGATGAGATGGGGACATTTGTCTGGGATCTCATTGATGGGGAACGTTCGGTCAGGGCCATTGCCGAGGCGTTTGCCGTGCACTATGAAGTGCAGCCCCGTGAGGCAGAGCTTTCGGTGACCACCTTCATCAAGACCATTGGTCAGCGTGGTATTATCGGTTTGAAAGAGTAGCTCAGAGCTGGGGCAGGATTTCCAGATGCATTTCGGTGGTCACGGCCTTCAGAAACTGTTTTATCTCCCGCTTCAGGTGCGGGCTGTATCTGAGTACCAATATCCCCTTGAATTTATTGACTACCGTGAATATGCCGAGGTTGTCGTAGCCTTCCAGCAGAAAGCGGAACATCCCTATCATTGACGGGTCGATGCGGATATAGGTGCGCGCGGATTCCGCCGGGGCGGGCGGGCAGATGCGCTTGCGGTATTTGCGGCGAGACGAGGACTTCATGGGGGATGTCTATCGGCTCCGGCCTTAAAAGGCAAATGGAAGCTGCCACGGGAGCAGGGACTGTTCGCAGAAGTGCATGAAATGGACACGAAAAAGGCCGCATCAGCGCGGCCTTTTTCACTTGTGATTGTTTTGAACGGTTACTGCTTGTTCGCCGGCATGGCGAGTTTGGTCAATTCGGCCAGCCTGTCGTCCACCTTGCGGTAGAGTGTGCCAGCGGGGTATGCGCCGTTCTTGCCGCGTATGCCGCAGCGCAGGCCGGTCAGGATATACATGGCTTCCTCAATGGTCTTGACCGGGAAGATGTGGAACATGCCGTTTTCAACGGCCTGGACCACTTCGTCCTTGAGCATGAGGTTGACCACGTTGTCCGCGGGCAGGATGACGCCCTGTTTGCCGGTCAGCTTGCGGCGGCGGCAGACCTCGAAGAATCCCTCGATCTTGCGGTTGACGCCGCCGACGGCCATGACGGCGCCGGACTGGGAGACCGCGCCGGTAAAGGCGTAGGACAGGTTGATGGGCGTATCGGACAGGGCGGACAACAGGGATGCCAGTTCCGCGCCCGAGGCC containing:
- a CDS encoding PqqD family protein, coding for MALFRNKPIEPTISRTKALSMVPVKNLEVAIIPLEEGLVQLAYPLAVKPWFGRLAEKVGMWDKRPMTKTVELDEMGTFVWDLIDGERSVRAIAEAFAVHYEVQPREAELSVTTFIKTIGQRGIIGLKE
- a CDS encoding DUF4911 domain-containing protein, with protein sequence MKSSSRRKYRKRICPPAPAESARTYIRIDPSMIGMFRFLLEGYDNLGIFTVVNKFKGILVLRYSPHLKREIKQFLKAVTTEMHLEILPQL